A single genomic interval of Alkalibacter saccharofermentans DSM 14828 harbors:
- a CDS encoding DUF5050 domain-containing protein, with protein MTRKYQLITVIFLMISLIMTGCGGNSDNADRNGKNRINSNESNVALNLAGTGNTPANLLHDGMAAEYEGYIYHIDKMINGNLWRTSIDTGESELLLKGMLHDINVNGGAVFTLGSIPDPNDEMLSLYGLFRINMDGSNLTIIKEGSFEELILKDDYLYFTEIIDGGLYKIRYDGSEEKKLLDDIYDNVAIIDENIYLMSDLDEEYVMNIYKLDLEGRGQPEKVINDVFGGTFDVVGNEIFYIARDNTSNIYRYDTLTGEKELFLSKWVDYLNTDGEHLYYFWSGRRQDNSDSGVYKSSLDGSGEEMIMPADVFFSLNIAGGKMFWHNNDDERRISVMNLDGSNIGFIEQAGN; from the coding sequence ATGACCAGAAAGTATCAATTAATAACAGTGATTTTTTTAATGATATCTCTTATTATGACAGGGTGTGGGGGAAATTCGGACAATGCGGATAGAAATGGTAAGAATAGAATAAATAGTAATGAATCAAATGTGGCTTTGAACCTTGCAGGGACTGGAAATACTCCGGCAAATCTTCTCCACGATGGGATGGCGGCAGAATATGAAGGTTATATATATCACATTGATAAGATGATAAATGGCAACCTATGGAGAACAAGTATAGATACCGGGGAAAGCGAGCTTCTGCTAAAGGGCATGCTTCATGACATAAACGTAAATGGGGGTGCAGTTTTCACACTTGGTTCAATACCTGATCCTAATGATGAAATGCTGAGCCTATATGGGTTGTTTAGAATAAATATGGATGGGAGCAACTTGACCATCATAAAAGAAGGAAGCTTCGAAGAACTAATATTAAAAGATGATTATTTGTACTTTACAGAGATCATTGATGGAGGGCTTTACAAAATTAGATATGATGGGAGCGAGGAGAAGAAACTCCTTGATGATATTTACGATAATGTAGCAATCATAGACGAAAATATTTATTTAATGTCCGATTTGGATGAAGAATATGTTATGAATATATACAAGTTGGATCTAGAGGGAAGAGGACAGCCTGAAAAAGTAATAAATGATGTTTTTGGAGGCACTTTTGACGTTGTTGGAAATGAAATATTCTATATAGCTAGAGATAATACTAGCAACATTTACAGATATGATACATTGACAGGAGAGAAGGAGTTGTTTTTATCAAAGTGGGTGGATTACTTGAACACTGATGGCGAGCATCTGTATTATTTTTGGTCAGGCAGACGTCAAGACAATTCAGACTCTGGTGTTTACAAATCATCGTTAGATGGTTCAGGTGAAGAAATGATAATGCCGGCCGATGTGTTTTTTAGCTTAAACATTGCAGGTGGCAAGATGTTTTGGCACAACAACGATGATGAAAGGCGGATATCAGTTATGAATCTTGATGGCTCTAATATAGGATTTATAGAGCAAGCAGGAAATTAG
- a CDS encoding inorganic phosphate transporter, with translation MDITIYEFAGEMLRKPELFITVILTLGVFLVNGWTDAPNAIATCITTRSLSPVKSIVMAAVLNFLGVFIMMLINSKVAQTIYLMADFTGDSRSSLIALCAAMFAIIIWSTMAWRFGMPTSESHALIAGISGAAIALQGGLSGINSSEWIKVIYGLLFSVGAGFSLGFGISRIIQRIFRYSERRKTTPKFKKAQVAGAAAMAFMHGAQDGQKFLGVFMLGIYLSRDLGMQGEFDVPVWIVLVCSIMMALGTSIGGIRIVKTVGMDMVKLEPFQGFAADLAASIALLASSIFGFPVSTTHTKTTAIMGTGISVRFFSINWKVAKNMVYTWILTFPGCGLTGFLTAKLFLSLFAKGG, from the coding sequence GTGGATATAACCATTTATGAATTTGCTGGTGAGATGTTAAGGAAACCGGAGCTTTTTATAACAGTTATTTTAACCCTGGGAGTTTTTCTCGTTAACGGATGGACGGATGCTCCAAACGCAATAGCAACCTGCATAACCACCAGGTCATTATCACCGGTAAAATCAATAGTGATGGCTGCTGTATTAAACTTTTTAGGTGTGTTCATAATGATGCTAATAAATTCGAAGGTAGCCCAAACCATATATTTGATGGCAGATTTCACTGGAGATTCCAGAAGCTCGCTGATTGCATTGTGTGCGGCCATGTTTGCAATTATCATCTGGTCAACTATGGCTTGGCGGTTTGGAATGCCCACAAGCGAAAGCCATGCATTGATCGCAGGCATATCCGGAGCTGCTATTGCTCTGCAAGGGGGGCTTTCAGGGATAAATTCATCCGAATGGATAAAGGTAATTTATGGTCTGTTGTTTTCCGTGGGTGCTGGATTTTCCCTTGGATTTGGCATAAGCAGAATAATACAGAGGATATTTAGATATAGCGAGAGAAGAAAAACAACTCCAAAGTTTAAAAAAGCTCAAGTGGCAGGAGCAGCAGCGATGGCATTTATGCATGGTGCTCAGGACGGACAGAAATTTTTAGGAGTTTTCATGTTGGGGATTTATTTATCTAGAGACTTGGGGATGCAAGGAGAATTCGATGTTCCCGTTTGGATAGTATTGGTTTGTTCTATAATGATGGCTCTGGGCACTTCCATAGGTGGAATAAGAATAGTGAAAACTGTAGGCATGGATATGGTGAAATTAGAACCCTTTCAAGGGTTTGCTGCAGATTTGGCAGCATCCATTGCATTGCTTGCATCATCGATCTTTGGTTTTCCGGTGAGCACTACTCATACAAAAACAACAGCCATTATGGGAACAGGCATATCTGTGAGGTTTTTTTCTATAAATTGGAAAGTAGCAAAAAATATGGTTTATACTTGGATTTTGACGTTTCCGGGTTGCGGGTTAACAGGGTTTTTAACGGCGAAATTATTTTTATCTCTTTTTGCGAAAGGAGGATAG
- a CDS encoding 2-oxoacid:acceptor oxidoreductase family protein encodes MYEHRIICSGFGGQGILSMGEVLAYAGMSEGRFVSWLPSYGPEMRGGTANCQVIISEERIASPIIVEGTSVIAMNLPSLRKFEKSLDKKGELLINSSLVKEKTTDKTAKALYVPATEIARDLGNEKVANMVMMGALIQRTKCLQPNSVKKSLKQVFENLSEELFDLDVEAIKRGRDYVSGL; translated from the coding sequence ATGTATGAACATAGGATAATTTGCTCCGGGTTTGGAGGTCAGGGAATACTTTCCATGGGAGAGGTTCTGGCATATGCCGGGATGAGTGAAGGCAGGTTCGTGTCTTGGCTTCCCTCTTACGGTCCTGAGATGCGGGGAGGCACTGCAAATTGTCAGGTAATAATATCCGAGGAAAGAATAGCATCTCCTATTATAGTAGAAGGGACTTCAGTTATCGCGATGAATCTTCCTTCACTGAGAAAGTTTGAAAAGTCTCTGGATAAAAAAGGGGAACTCTTAATTAACAGTTCCCTGGTAAAAGAAAAAACAACGGATAAAACAGCTAAGGCACTATATGTTCCTGCCACTGAAATTGCCAGAGACCTCGGCAACGAAAAAGTTGCTAATATGGTCATGATGGGGGCTTTGATACAAAGAACAAAGTGCCTTCAGCCAAATTCGGTAAAGAAATCCTTAAAACAGGTGTTTGAAAATTTGAGCGAGGAGCTATTTGATTTAGATGTAGAAGCCATAAAAAGGGGAAGGGACTATGTATCAGGACTTTAA
- a CDS encoding GGDEF domain-containing protein produces the protein MKPINKSKLITLAFAAFLIAAFVFISGYFDDENYRIVKGDVVLLEQEWNVYYEDKSILNTYLPIDLDLDSGVLYKAETYLPEDTSRKDHLLLRSSMQDIVVYLENIEIYRHENSSYGVFAKPPASLWLLVDLPEDYQGKKLTLDVTSEVSAFGGMLNEVKMGRAQDLLYDLIKSQFTGIIVFVILFLTGFIITIFSIFIRFAKDNRLLYLGFLSMSASVWILSEAKLMQFFTGNRFVIGGISYVMIPLIGVFLSLYIKEAVLSQHISKRLIKGISLGQALMILGIVLLQLAGLRAFIDTARYMNLIMSISILMIISIMIYEFERHRNNNVRRMFKYTAVIVISTALEIAAFYNNLFEYTSTFYRIGMLIFIGLLIYDAYIYLKENLEKNKEHVLLEKLAYKDFLTGGGNRSAYERDLENLKSKKKIDPFRLVILDLNDLKYINDTFGHNVGDDAIKATYYLAKEAFQGFGECYRIGGDEFIVLMDKPDKDIYKRCMENLRLGLNKKKSESSYPIDVAAGSGVYMENSWSNYSEFYHHVDQNMYLDKTKRKTISTEAVMDT, from the coding sequence ATGAAGCCTATTAACAAGAGCAAGCTTATTACTTTAGCATTTGCCGCATTTTTAATAGCCGCTTTCGTGTTTATAAGCGGTTATTTTGACGATGAAAACTATAGGATAGTTAAAGGCGATGTTGTCTTGCTTGAACAGGAGTGGAATGTATATTATGAGGATAAATCAATATTAAATACATATTTGCCTATAGATCTGGACTTGGACTCCGGGGTGTTATACAAGGCGGAAACATACTTGCCGGAAGACACGTCCCGGAAGGATCATTTATTGTTGCGATCTTCAATGCAGGACATCGTAGTATATCTAGAAAATATAGAAATTTATCGTCATGAAAACTCTTCCTACGGCGTGTTTGCCAAGCCTCCAGCTAGCCTTTGGCTATTGGTGGATCTGCCGGAAGATTACCAGGGGAAAAAGCTCACCCTTGATGTAACAAGCGAGGTATCCGCCTTTGGTGGGATGTTGAACGAAGTTAAAATGGGGCGAGCTCAGGATCTGCTGTATGATCTGATAAAAAGTCAATTTACAGGAATTATCGTATTCGTGATTTTATTTCTGACAGGATTTATAATAACGATATTTTCTATCTTTATTAGATTTGCAAAAGACAACAGGCTGCTTTATCTTGGGTTTTTATCTATGTCTGCTTCCGTGTGGATACTATCCGAAGCCAAGCTGATGCAGTTTTTTACAGGGAATCGGTTTGTGATTGGCGGGATAAGTTATGTCATGATTCCTTTGATAGGAGTGTTTTTATCGTTATACATAAAGGAAGCAGTCTTGAGTCAGCATATAAGCAAGAGACTGATTAAAGGAATCTCCTTGGGACAAGCACTGATGATTTTAGGAATTGTATTGCTTCAACTTGCAGGACTGAGAGCTTTCATAGACACTGCAAGATATATGAACCTTATAATGAGCATTTCAATTTTGATGATAATATCGATAATGATTTACGAGTTTGAAAGACACAGGAATAATAATGTCAGGCGCATGTTTAAATACACTGCTGTAATTGTTATTAGCACGGCCCTTGAAATTGCAGCATTTTATAACAATCTATTTGAATACACATCTACTTTTTACAGGATTGGAATGCTGATTTTCATAGGGTTATTAATATATGATGCATATATATATCTTAAGGAAAATCTCGAAAAAAACAAAGAACACGTTCTATTGGAAAAGCTTGCCTACAAGGATTTTCTCACTGGAGGGGGCAATAGGTCAGCCTACGAACGGGATTTGGAGAATCTGAAAAGCAAGAAAAAGATAGATCCATTTAGATTGGTTATATTGGACTTAAATGACCTGAAATACATTAACGATACATTTGGACATAATGTGGGTGATGATGCGATCAAGGCGACATACTATTTGGCAAAAGAAGCATTCCAAGGTTTTGGAGAATGCTATCGAATCGGCGGGGATGAATTCATCGTTTTAATGGATAAGCCGGATAAGGATATATACAAAAGATGTATGGAGAATTTAAGGTTGGGTCTTAATAAGAAAAAATCAGAATCATCTTATCCAATCGATGTTGCAGCAGGCTCGGGTGTTTATATGGAAAACAGCTGGAGTAATTATTCCGAATTTTATCACCATGTAGATCAAAACATGTATTTAGATAAAACGAAAAGAAAAACAATTTCCACAGAAGCGGTTATGGATACATGA
- a CDS encoding alpha-amylase, with translation MSVINGVIIQFFHWYTPDDGSLWDTLSREAKNLSQAGFTALWLPPAYKGVGGGMDVGYGVYDLFDLGEFDQKGSIRTKYGTKEAYIKAIDACHEHDLQVYADLVFNHKMGADREEELEARPYSHDDRHKPIGEMQKIRVWTNFTFPGRNDMYSSLKWHWWHFNAVDYNALNEKTDAIYLFKDKSFDEQVDEEKGNFDYLMGCNLDMNNQDVIEELIHWGKWYLDTTGVDGFRFDAVKHVKADFFRHWLHQMQLHTSKELFAVGEYWSGDRGAQDRFIENTQEKLMLFDVNLHYNFSDASVKGKEYDLRQIFDNTLIKDRPDLAVTFVSNHDSQPLQALESVVEHWFTPLAYALTLLRRDGYPCVFTADYYGANYADADYKGEIHQIELPSHKWLIDKFLHARRHYAYGNQIDYFEHPNCIGWARTGDRDHPCGMVVVISNGDEGSLFVKTGAKNTSFIDLTEHITESVKTNKNGEGTFPCPGRSMSVWIAKC, from the coding sequence ATGTCAGTTATTAATGGCGTCATTATTCAGTTTTTTCATTGGTATACCCCAGATGATGGAAGTCTTTGGGATACCCTATCTCGCGAGGCGAAGAACCTTTCCCAAGCAGGCTTTACCGCCCTTTGGCTTCCTCCTGCATATAAAGGCGTCGGAGGGGGAATGGACGTTGGCTACGGGGTTTATGACTTATTCGACCTTGGAGAGTTCGACCAGAAAGGCAGCATACGGACTAAATACGGCACAAAAGAAGCATATATAAAAGCAATTGACGCTTGCCACGAACATGATCTTCAAGTATACGCAGATTTAGTGTTCAATCACAAGATGGGTGCGGACCGGGAAGAAGAGCTCGAAGCCAGGCCGTATAGCCATGACGATCGCCACAAGCCTATCGGCGAGATGCAAAAGATAAGAGTCTGGACAAACTTCACTTTTCCAGGCCGAAATGATATGTATTCTTCTCTAAAATGGCACTGGTGGCACTTTAATGCCGTGGATTACAATGCGTTAAACGAAAAAACGGATGCTATATATTTATTTAAAGATAAAAGCTTTGACGAGCAGGTGGATGAAGAAAAGGGAAACTTTGATTATTTGATGGGCTGCAACCTTGATATGAACAATCAAGACGTTATAGAGGAGCTCATACATTGGGGGAAATGGTACCTTGACACCACCGGCGTTGACGGGTTTCGTTTCGACGCCGTAAAGCACGTCAAGGCAGACTTTTTTAGGCATTGGCTCCATCAGATGCAGCTTCATACAAGCAAGGAACTTTTTGCTGTTGGCGAATACTGGTCTGGGGACAGAGGCGCCCAAGACAGGTTTATCGAAAATACCCAAGAGAAACTGATGCTATTTGATGTCAATCTCCATTACAATTTTTCAGATGCAAGCGTAAAAGGCAAGGAATACGACTTGAGGCAGATCTTTGACAATACGCTCATAAAAGATCGACCAGATCTCGCAGTGACCTTCGTAAGCAATCACGATTCACAGCCCCTTCAAGCATTAGAATCCGTGGTTGAACACTGGTTTACTCCGCTAGCTTATGCTCTTACACTTTTAAGGCGTGACGGATACCCCTGCGTATTTACAGCAGATTATTACGGCGCTAATTATGCAGATGCCGATTATAAAGGTGAAATCCATCAGATAGAGCTGCCTAGCCACAAGTGGTTGATCGACAAATTTTTGCATGCAAGGCGCCACTATGCATATGGAAATCAAATTGATTATTTTGAACACCCAAACTGCATAGGTTGGGCTCGTACAGGTGATCGCGACCACCCTTGCGGCATGGTCGTCGTCATCAGCAATGGGGATGAAGGCTCATTATTCGTTAAAACCGGTGCAAAAAACACTTCATTCATTGATCTTACAGAGCACATCACGGAGTCTGTCAAAACTAATAAAAACGGAGAAGGGACCTTTCCATGCCCCGGCAGATCAATGTCTGTATGGATTGCAAAGTGTTAA
- a CDS encoding DUF47 domain-containing protein has product MTIFKKKDRYDYIRAFDDMSKYSIDAAGFLHRILKNFDKESLEEQVVKMHEIEKAADMKKKEMLENLISEFLPPIDKSDIIDLSHKIDDVTDEIEEVLVAIYTFNICEIRQEALKFSEMILEACENMNLCLVELQNYKKSKTIFDYISKVNSVKSKAEVIYKTSISNLYKMEQDQFPIYEYTEVYKKMRRCYLYCKMVTNTVEQIVVKYL; this is encoded by the coding sequence ATGACGATTTTCAAGAAAAAAGATAGATACGACTACATAAGAGCCTTTGACGATATGTCGAAATACTCCATAGATGCTGCAGGATTTCTGCACCGTATTCTTAAGAATTTCGATAAGGAATCACTTGAGGAGCAGGTTGTAAAAATGCATGAAATTGAAAAAGCAGCAGATATGAAAAAAAAAGAAATGCTGGAAAACCTCATATCTGAATTTCTTCCGCCAATAGACAAAAGCGATATCATAGATCTGTCTCACAAGATTGACGATGTTACAGATGAAATCGAGGAAGTTTTGGTGGCGATATATACCTTCAATATTTGCGAAATCAGGCAAGAGGCTTTGAAATTTTCAGAAATGATACTTGAAGCCTGCGAAAATATGAACTTGTGCCTTGTGGAGTTACAAAATTATAAAAAATCCAAGACGATTTTTGACTATATAAGTAAAGTCAATAGCGTCAAATCAAAGGCTGAAGTCATATATAAGACATCGATTTCGAATCTTTATAAGATGGAACAGGATCAATTTCCTATTTATGAATACACTGAGGTCTATAAAAAAATGAGAAGATGCTACCTTTACTGCAAAATGGTTACCAACACAGTGGAGCAGATAGTTGTAAAGTATCTTTGA
- a CDS encoding InlB B-repeat-containing protein, protein MLKRHLKNSFNLLLAVAMIFTLILASVAATGVTTIEGKSSGVQVTSSSALTISPEEIELVAGGESATLTLTSTIHPTVQNAKWSSSNQSVATVNKGVVTPVSPGTAVITATISSDKSQYATCFVTVLSPSTIYYRLTYSAGTGGYVLGELSQTVNQGGSGTAVEAIPNENYHFVGWSDGRDDNPRTDANVMANVDVAANFAIDNQETYLLTLAANPKEGGTVTGGGNYAPETTVRVVAVPNSGYDFEYWTLETTPVSNSATFDYTMPASDTTLVAVFKTAESSSVMVSPTSMILTVGGEDGTIAVTQNPSHPTNRNIKWSSSNTGVATVNNGVVRAISPGVATITASNSSGSGTCQVTVNPALPKLFVVTFSDPSNGSMTASVEGALISSGSSVTEGKDILFTTVPNLGHEVSSWRVNGTVVAGETGLTYTYRNLDRNIAVEVMLKEPDLKVASVASVSTKYVDYGTPFGSVGLPSTIEATLEDGSKTNLGVTWSKGSYDENVAGTYTVEGTLTMKTGVVNPDGVKASAQIVVNEKPDLKVASVASVSTKYVDYGTPFGSV, encoded by the coding sequence ATGTTAAAAAGGCATTTGAAAAATTCATTTAATCTCCTATTGGCAGTCGCAATGATTTTTACATTAATATTGGCTTCTGTGGCTGCCACAGGGGTGACGACAATTGAAGGGAAGAGCTCTGGAGTACAAGTGACGTCCAGTAGCGCATTGACGATATCGCCTGAAGAAATTGAATTAGTAGCGGGGGGAGAATCGGCCACTCTTACACTTACAAGCACAATTCATCCAACTGTGCAAAATGCCAAATGGAGTTCAAGCAATCAGTCGGTTGCAACAGTGAACAAAGGAGTAGTTACCCCGGTATCTCCTGGTACTGCCGTAATAACAGCGACGATTTCATCGGATAAAAGTCAGTATGCAACATGTTTTGTTACAGTTTTATCTCCTTCGACTATATACTACAGATTGACATACTCAGCGGGAACAGGGGGATATGTACTGGGAGAATTGAGTCAGACTGTTAATCAAGGTGGAAGCGGAACAGCTGTCGAGGCTATTCCAAATGAAAATTATCATTTTGTCGGCTGGAGTGATGGGAGAGATGATAATCCTAGAACTGACGCAAATGTAATGGCAAATGTCGACGTAGCAGCCAATTTTGCAATAGATAATCAAGAAACCTACTTATTGACTTTAGCAGCAAATCCAAAAGAAGGAGGTACAGTCACGGGTGGTGGCAATTATGCTCCTGAAACAACAGTAAGAGTTGTGGCAGTACCAAATTCCGGTTATGATTTTGAATACTGGACTTTGGAAACAACTCCTGTTAGCAATAGTGCGACCTTCGATTATACTATGCCTGCATCTGATACAACGTTAGTTGCAGTATTTAAAACTGCGGAAAGTAGCTCAGTAATGGTATCGCCAACAAGCATGATATTGACGGTAGGAGGTGAAGACGGAACAATAGCGGTCACTCAAAATCCGTCACATCCAACAAACAGAAATATCAAATGGAGCTCAAGCAACACGGGAGTCGCAACAGTGAACAACGGTGTAGTGAGAGCAATTTCACCCGGTGTCGCAACCATAACCGCTTCTAATTCATCAGGGAGTGGGACTTGTCAGGTTACAGTAAATCCGGCACTTCCAAAATTGTTTGTGGTGACATTTTCGGATCCCAGCAATGGAAGCATGACTGCTTCAGTTGAGGGGGCTTTAATAAGTAGCGGCTCATCTGTAACTGAAGGAAAGGATATATTATTTACAACGGTTCCAAATCTAGGGCATGAAGTTTCCTCTTGGAGGGTAAACGGAACTGTGGTAGCAGGAGAGACTGGCCTAACTTACACATATAGAAACCTAGACCGAAATATTGCAGTTGAAGTGATGCTCAAAGAACCTGATCTCAAGGTAGCAAGCGTAGCCAGCGTATCCACGAAATACGTAGACTATGGCACCCCATTTGGGTCAGTGGGCTTGCCATCAACCATAGAAGCTACCTTAGAAGATGGAAGCAAGACAAATCTCGGAGTGACCTGGAGCAAGGGAAGCTATGACGAAAACGTAGCCGGAACGTACACAGTGGAGGGCACCCTAACCATGAAGACAGGTGTCGTGAATCCTGATGGAGTGAAGGCTTCGGCACAGATAGTAGTCAATGAAAAGCCTGATCTCAAGGTAGCAAGCGTAGCCAGCGTATCCACGAAATACGTAGACTATGGCACCCCATTTGGGTCAGTGG